One window from the genome of Diabrotica virgifera virgifera chromosome 6, PGI_DIABVI_V3a encodes:
- the LOC126886011 gene encoding uncharacterized protein LOC126886011 — METDIIAEGFRNSLNQYGIKYSKMVGDGDSSVYRKLLEIRPYGNCLVQKIECKNHILRNFAKKIREISSKKRSNSQNKPVPITLRKCVLSRFMRLRSAITKATTYRIGENTSLEEKVQLLRNDINNAPSHVFGEHNLCKTIKYFKCEGQDTNIIPVMKECGIYEDVMSALQRVIDNASSLIMNMDNNLAEHYNSVVCKFIGGKRINFSLRGSYQTRCEAAALSFNSGGEYHRMINKTMFGNSPKGFYKKFYLKKKKEHAKIKARRTLFPKKKRNRLNKTCQIRITAPMPTICP, encoded by the exons ATGGAAACAGATATCATAGCAGAGGGTTTCAGAAATAGCCTTAATCAATATGGtataaaatattctaaaatggTTGGTGATGGTGATTCCTCTGTATATAGGAAACTGTTAGAAATAAGACCATATGGAAATTGCTTGGTGCAGAAAATTGAAtgcaaaaatcatattttaagaaattttgccaaaaaaatacGAGAAATCAGCA GCAAGAAGAGAAGTAATTCTCAAAATAAACCTGTGCCAATAACTCTAAGAAAATGTGTTCTGTCTAGGTTTATGCGCCTCAGAAGTGCGATCACGAAAGCAACAACCTACCGAATCGGAGAAAACACAAGTTTAGAAGAAAAAGTTCAGTTGCTCCGAAATGATATAAATAATGCGCCCAGTCATGTTTTTGGAGAGCACAACCTTTGtaaaactataaaatattttaaatgcgAGGGTCAAGATACAAATATAATACCCGTTATGAAAGAATGTGGTATCTATGAAGACGTAATGAGTGCCCTTCAAAGAGTTATTGACAATGCAAGTAGTCTTATTATGAACATGGACAATAACTTGGCAGAGCACTATAACAGCGTTGTGTGTAAATTCATTGGGGGTAAAAGAATAAATTTTTCATTAAGAGGGTCATATCAGACGAGGTGCGAAGCGGCAGCACTATCGTTCAATTCGGGTGGTGAATACCATCGAATGATAAATAAAACAATGTTTGGCAATAGTCCAAAAggcttttataaaaaattttatttaaaaaagaaaaaagagcACGCCAAAATTAAAGCTAGAAGAACtttgtttccaaaaaaaaaaagaaatcggcTAAACAAAACCTGCCAGATCAGGATTACGGCCCCAATGCCAACTATCTGCCCTTAA